One stretch of Mangifera indica cultivar Alphonso chromosome 9, CATAS_Mindica_2.1, whole genome shotgun sequence DNA includes these proteins:
- the LOC123224914 gene encoding PHD finger-like domain-containing protein 5A — translation MAKHHPDLIMCRKQPGIAIGRLCEKCDGKCVICDSYVRPCTLVRVCDECNYGSFQGRCVICGGVGISDAYYCKECTQQEKDRDGCPKIVNLGSAKTDLFYERKKYGFKKR, via the coding sequence ATGGCCAAGCATCATCCTGATTTGATTATGTGTAGGAAGCAGCCAGGTATTGCTATTGGAAGGCTTTGTGAGAAGTGTGATGGGAAGTGTGTGATTTGTGACTCATATGTGCGTCCTTGCACACTTGTGAGAGTTTGTGATGAATGCAACTATGGGTCCTTTCAAGGTCGATGTGTTATCTGTGGAGGAGTGGGAATCTCTGATGCCTACTACTGCAAAGAGTGTACACAGCAAGAAAAAGACAGAGATGGCTGTCCTAAAATTGTCAATTTGGGGAGTGCCAAAACAGACTTGTTTTATGAGCGTAAGAAATATGGTTTTAAGAAAAGATGA